A stretch of DNA from Oncorhynchus nerka isolate Pitt River linkage group LG22, Oner_Uvic_2.0, whole genome shotgun sequence:
cttttcgacctgtccccaaattaatgtaattggttcagagtttgctcagatattttaacctgcgtgtcgtgatcgcgtttggtgtggggggacaaaatacatttatgcacaatGGCGCacacgcgcagccggtttgggttccgtgtaagccATTTAAACcggaacaaccatttcagcaaCAGGTGCATAAAAATCTAACTAAATTATAGGATtaatttagaaaaatgtatgatatttatctttgtgtagcagaagattaatcaaatcaaaatcaacctgcagtagagcatgctgggTAAAAAGTAAATgtatcatttacattttttttttagtttAAGTGACTTGTCATTTAGTTGAGTCAGTACCACAAACATTTGAAGTAATAATGACTTTTCATTGACTTTTAGTTCAACTTACTCTTAAGTATTCGAGTTCAAAATGCATTGGGGTATACAGCGTGGGCTTAACTTCTCAGTGCAACGTGGTCAAACAAAAGCACGACTTGACTTACTGATAGACGCCGTTGTAGACCAGCAGCTGTGTGATAACGGTGGCAAGGAATGCCGTCCCGATGCCCAGGCCGAAGCCACTCCTCGAGCGATCAAACATCCACCACAGACCCAGGGACAGGGCAGCCAGGGTCAGGGACAGCTGGGCATTATTGGCAAAGTGTAGTTTCTGTGAAACGGAGCAGTTAAGGACAAAGACAGTATTTGCTTGCGTAGGCTCGAATCCGGGCCTAGTACCCTTTGACACAACCTTTCACTATCTTTCTCCAAGGTCATCCTCTCGAAGTATCtcttcagtaaaaaaaaaaaatccctctttatatatatatagtatttgtTTGATTGTTACATCAAAGCATTGCAGTGTGGGCGGCACAAGCAGTGTATATGTTTATAGCAACTATAGGTTCCATACATACTTGGAAAGTATGTCAATGAGTCAAAACAAGCAGGAATGCAGTGGGGAATTCAACCCACCGTCTCACTGACAATAGATGAATTGCCTTCGGGGCTGTAAAAGTAGCACAATGACAATATAATATATCAAAATAATCACAGAATGCTACTCAATTATGAATATGTTACACATTTAGTAGACCCTCATCCTTAAAATTACTTTGGTGTAAATATGCATCCATCCTTTTCCAGATTGGAGGTAGCCAACATGAGAGTGTGCACATTGTGAAGTTGTTGATGTTTAGAAAGGATACAGCACTGGCATGGTTGATGCCAACGAACACTGCAATGCATCTCATGACACTGGCCCATTCCCTCTTGAACTTGTGGGGCTCTCCTAGATGGCTGTCGATGCAGGGGTATAGCAGGCCAACAACAGCTGCAGAAAAGACAGTTGAGTTAGTACCTCACTGAACGGCATACATACAAATCAAACTGACTCATGTGGTTCGATGGTCTTGAAAATGGTGCATTTCTTTTGAGTTTCAATTTGGGATAAaaatagacagaaactaaaacaaacGACAAGATCGCTTTCTACTTTCTGGCACATGATCATTTCTCGCCTATCAGTCCTTGCACAACAATGTCCGTAACCTACCGTGAGAAGACAAGTCTCGAACATTGTATCACTAAAATAAAAACGTTAGATCATTGTCTCCCAATTGAATTGTAACGTTTgtattgtttgttgttgttgcatgaaTCACTAGCCTACTTCTCAACATCATGGGGGAGGGGTTGGTGGtgaaaatgatttatttaaatTCTGACTGCACACGACTTCCTTGTTTCTCTTTTTCTGTAGTGGCATGTTCGAGGCAGCAGCCAATTATGGACCACCTCCACAGCTCGCCCGTTATGAAAGCAGCCAATGAAAAATAAGCACAACCCCAATGACCCTCCATGTCCGGCTGTTTCTAGTGAAGCCTATTGGAATATTGGAGGGCAATATAAATACTAATGTATGTTTCCACCAGACAAAACGCTCACCATGGCTGAGAGAACACTTACACAATTCATATATAGAACAATAACAATGATGGAATACGCGGTAAATTATTATGTAGCCCAGGCTGTAGTTAGCTGCCTGCATATAATGGTATCATGAAACACACAAGCAGACTATCCCCATTCCACCCCCCATAAAAGCCCAATTCACATTCATTTTATAAAAATTAAAAAGTACATATAGCAACCTCATTAAGTCAGGGTATAGGTTTAAAAGTGACAACTCACCAGCTGCCGTGCCGCAGCAAGGGGGTATCCACCACGCTGATGAAAACAAAGTTGCCATCACCTCTTCGGGAAACAAAGTCACATTTCTTTGTAACTGCAGCAAGTTGAGCACCAACGCAAGAACTACTCC
This window harbors:
- the LOC115105143 gene encoding insulin-induced gene 1 protein-like; the encoded protein is MPRLEEHCWSRSCASRVESKTFSGGNWVASRAEEMMSIVTTVLSNAYGSLHSVRAAHLIRRGLVLFTVGVVLALVLNLLQLQRNVTLFPEEVMATLFSSAWWIPPCCGTAAAVVGLLYPCIDSHLGEPHKFKREWASVMRCIAVFVGINHASAKLHFANNAQLSLTLAALSLGLWWMFDRSRSGFGLGIGTAFLATVITQLLVYNGVYQYTYPDFLYVRSWLPCIFFSGGVTVGNIGRQLAMGGVEKLHND